From a single Miscanthus floridulus cultivar M001 chromosome 8, ASM1932011v1, whole genome shotgun sequence genomic region:
- the LOC136476666 gene encoding WD repeat-containing protein 26 homolog, whose product MGGFEDDEPPSKRARASSVESASLPDCFLFSKFANPLGSTMARPLPSQGKEVMVGSKGVIKKEEFVRIITKTLYSLGYEKSGAVLEEESGITLHKPMVNLFREQVIDGNWDNAVVTLNKIGLQDENIVKSAAFLILEQKFFELLRNDNVMGAMKTLRCEITPLGVNRKRVHELSTCMISCSPQQLFLGFSKLGIDSSSSRLKVLEELQKVLPPTVMVPERRLENLVEQALTVQRDACYFHNSVDGLSLYIDHHCGKDQIPSRTLQVLHAHHDEVWFIQFSNNGKYLASASNDKSAIIWEVDEDGELLLRHTLNGHQKSVMMVAWSPDDCQLLTCGQEETIRRWDVESGKCLHVYEKPVGLISCAWFPDGKQILSGLAEENFCIWDLDGKEVDCWKGQRSTRTSDFAVAKDGNLILSMSRENTILLFDRETKQERLIEEASTITSFSLSEDGDFLLVNLVSEEIHLWNIRNDPVRVNRYNGHKRNRFVIRSCFGGSEQAFIASGSEDSKVYIWHRATGDLIETLAGHSGTVNCVSWNPTNPHMLASASDDHTVRIWGAKKASLKRKDVGSSNCNSNGFHSNGNAHGNGFVHQCNGNSTK is encoded by the exons ATGGGAGGTTTTGAAGATGATGAACCACCCTCAAAACGCGCAAGAGCATCCTCAGTAGAATCTGCAAGTTTACCAGACTGTTTCTTGTTTTCGAAATTTGCCAATCCTTTGGGAAGTACAATGGCTAGACCTTTGCCTTCCCAAGGGAAAGAAGTTATGGTTGGTTCCAAGGGTGTGATTAAGAAGGAGGAATTTGTTAGGATAATCACCAAAACTCTGTATAGTCTTGGATATGAAAAAAGTGGAGCAGTTCTGGAGGAGGAATCAGGGATTACTTTACATAAACCTATGGTGAATCTTTTCAGAGAGCAGGTGATTGATGGGAATTGGGATAATGCGGTGGTTACCTTGAATAAGATTGGCCTTCAAGATGAAAACATTGTGAAATCTGCAGCATTTTTGATATTGGAGCAGAAATTCTTTGAACTTCTAAGAAATGACAATGTCATGGGCGCTATGAAGACTTTACGATGTGAGATCACACCCCTTGGTGTTAATAGAAAAAGAGTGCATGAACTGTCGACTTGTATGATTTCTTGTTCGCCACAGCAGTTGTTCCTTGGTTTTTCAAAGCTTGGAATTGATTCTTCTAGTTCTCGGTTGAAGGTTCTAGAGGAATTGCAAAAGGTGCTCCCTCCAACTGTTATGGTGCCAGAGCGGAGGTTAGAAAATTTAGTTGAGCAAGCACTTACTGTACAAAGAGATGCTTGCTATTTCCATAATTCTGTTGATGGGTTGTCACTCTACATTGATCATCACTGTGGGAAAGACCAGATACCATCTCGCACGCTACAG GTTTTGCATGCACATCATGATGAAGTGTGGTTTATCCAGTTTTCAAACAATGGGAAGTATTTAGCCTCAGCGTCAAATGATAAATCTGCAATTATATGGGAG GTTGATGAAGATGGAGAGCTATTACTGAGGCATACATTGAATGGTCATCAGAAGTCGGTGATGATGGTTGCATGGAGCCCTGATGATTGCCAGCTGCTCACATGTGGGCAGGAAGAAACCATCCGACGCTGGGATGTTGAATCTGGCAAATGTCTTCATGTTTATGAAAAGCCTGTTGGTTTGATATCATGTGCTTGGTTTCCAGATGGAAAGCAAATATTGTCTGGTCTAGCTGAAGAAAACTTTTGCATTTGGGATTTAGATGGTAAGGAAGTAGATTGCTGGAAAGGGCAGAGATCAACAAGAACATCTGATTTTGCTGTAGCAAAAGATGGAAATCTTATATTAAGCATGAGTAGGGAGAACACAATTCTTCTATTTGATAGGGAGACAAAACAAGAGAGGTTAATTGAAGAGGCTAGTACAATTACTTCATTTTCTCTATCAGAAGATGGTGATTTCCTGCTTGTAAATCTTGTAAGCGAAGAGATTCATTTGTGGAACATAAGAAATGATCCTGTTCGAGTCAACCGGTACAATGGCCATAAGCGCAACCGGTTTGTGATAAGGTCTTGTTTTGGTGGATCTGAGCAGGCGTTCATTGCTAGTGGGAGTGAAGATTCAAAG GTCTACATATGGCATAGAGCCACTGGTGATCTCATTGAGACTCTTGCTGGTCACTCGGGCACAGTCAACTGCGTAAGTTGGAACCCTACGAATCCCCACATGCTCGCATCAGCTAGCGACGATCACACAGTTCGTATATGGGGGGCAAAGAAGGCCAGTCTTAAGCGCAAGGATGTTGGGAGCAGCAACTGCAACAGTAACGGTTTCCACTCGAATGGCAATGCTCATGGCAATGGTTTCGTTCACCAGTGCAACGGGAACAGCACCAAATGA